In Nostoc piscinale CENA21, the genomic stretch TGGACGAATTAATTGAAGTGGTATTACGTCACACCCAAACCACAATTGATCAAGTCCAAGTTTATGCCATCAAAATTCAATCTCTCGTCGCCAGAGATGAATTATTAACAGCCGTAAAATTAGGCTTGCAAGTTCTCAAACTTTTAGGGATTCCTTTAGCGGCTAACCCTGGACAATTGCAAATTTTGTTGGGACTATTAAAAACGAAACTTGCTTTAGCTGGCAGACAAGTACAAAATTTAGCTGATTTACCCCAACTCACTAATCCCACTAAGTTAGCTGCAATTCATATTTTATCTAGTATTGCTTCTTCAACTTATTTGGCAGCGCCAAACTTATTTCCTTTAACAGTGTTTAAACAGGTGGAACTTTCCGCCATACATGGAAATGCGCCAGAATCAGCTTTTGCTTATGCCACTTACGGCTTGATTTTGTGTGGTGTTGTCGGAGATTTAACGGGAGGATATGAGTTTGGTGAGTTGGCATTAAAATTAATAGAACGCTTGAACGCCAAAAATATGCAAACTAGAGTATTGTTTGTGGTGAATAGTTTTGTGCGTCACTGGCGAGAACCACTTGCTAATACCTTACCTGCATTGCAAATTGCTTTTCAAGTAGGTCGAGACACAGGTGATACTGAGTATGCGGCTTTTGCAGCAAATGTTAGTACCAGTCATAGTTATTTTTGTGGACAAGATTTAAAAGAAGTAGATCAAAGTTTAGCTAATTATTTAGAAGTAATTCAGAAGTTTAAGAAAAAGCCAGTTTTAGATTTAATTAAAATTTATCGACAGGCGATCGCTAATTTGCAGGGTAAAAATACCAATCCCTGTGAGTTGGTAGGGGAATTTTACGATATCACAGCCAGCTTACACTTACATATTGAGACAAATTATCGCACAGCCACTTTTACTGTCTACACTCATTTACTGACATTAAATTATTGGTTTGAAGATTACCAAACGGCTTGGCAAAATGCCGAATCAGCAATTCCTTATTTAGATGCTGTAGTAGCGTTATTTATCATTGGTTGGTTTTGTTTTTATGATGCTTTGATGCGGTTAGCTTTAGCAGCAACTAGCAATTTAACAGAACGACAAGCATTACTCAAACAAGTTACAGCTAATATCAAAAAACTTAAAACTTGGGCGCAATCTGCACCGAGTAACTACAGCCATAAATTAGCTTTAGTCGAAGCAGAATGGCATCGAGTTCATAATGAAACAGCAGAAGCGATCGCTTGTTATGATCGTGCCATTAATTTAGCCCAAGAAAACAACTATCCTAACGAAGCTGCGTTAGCCAATGAACTCGCAGCCAAGTTTTATCTCGCCCAAAATAAACAGAAAGTTGCCCAAGGATATATGCAGGATGCTGCCTATCTTTATTTGCAATGGGGCGCAACAGCTAAAGTCAAATATCTGGAAAATCAATATCCCCAACTGTTAAACCGCAAGTTAGAAAGAATTACTACCCCGCATCTTTCCACCAAAAATACTAACGCCAGCAGCGTTACAAGTACCAGTGGTTCTGCTTCCCTGGATTTGGTAACAGTGATGAAAGCTTCTCAAGCTTTATCAGGCGAAATTCAGCTAGATAAACTGCTGGCTAATTTAATGCAAATTTTAATGGAAAATGCGGGGGCGCAACGGGGATTTTTGTTATTAGAAACCAAAGGTAAGTTTTTAATTGAAGCCCAAGGTACAGTTGAACAAAATAACATTCAAGTCTTAGAATCATTACCGATAGAACATAGTTCAATACTTTCCGTGGCAATTGTCAATTATGTCATCCGCACTAAAACAAGTGTAGTGTTGAATGATGCCACGCGCAAAGGTGAATTTATCCGTGATCCTTACATTCGCCAATTTCAACCGCGATCGCTTTTATGTGCGCCCTTAATTAACCAAGGCAAACTCACTGGTATCATCTATTTAGAAAATAACTTAACCACAGGCGCATTCACTCCTGATCGTTTAGAGTTACTTAACTTACTTTCGACTCAAGCGGCAATTTCTCTGGAAAACGCCCGATTATACACCGATTTAGCAGCTTTAAACCAAGCCTACGAACGCTTTGTTCCCCGCCAGTTTCTTCAGTTTCTCAACAAACAAAGTATTGTTGATGTGCAGTTGGGTGATCAAGTCCAACAGGAAATGTCAGTTTTATTTACTGATATTCGCTCGTTCACCACTTTATCAGAAACTTTAACCCCCGCCGAAAACTTTCAATTTATCAACTCATATTTGAGTTGTATGGAACCAATCATTATTCAACATAACGGTTTTATTGATAAATATATTGGCGATGCGATTATGGCTTTATTTGCTGGCAATGCTGATGATGCAGTGCAAGCCGGCATTGCAATGTTACAAGCTTTAGTAACTTACAATCAAGAACGGCAAAGCCAAGGTAAAACCCCCATTCAAATTGGGATTGGCATTAACACTGGTTCGCTGATTTTAGGCACAGTCGGCGGCTTTAATCGCATGGATGGCACAGTAATTAGTGATGCGGTAAATTTAGCCTCCAGAATAGAAGGCTTAACTAAAACATTTAACACACCATTATTAATTACAGACCAAACATTTCAACGGCTAAAAAATTGCGATCGCTCTTATATTCGCATAGTTGGACAAGTAAAAGTCAAAGGTAAAATTACAGCCGTCACCGTTCATGAAGTATTTACCGCCGATGTTCCTGAAATTCGCCAAGGTAAATTAGCAACCACAGAATTATTTAACACCGCCCTCAAATTTTACCAAGCCCAACAATTTAACTTAGCCGCCCAACATTTTCAAGATTGCTTACAACAAAATCCCTTAGATCAAGTCGCGCGAATTTATCTCAATCTTTGCCAATCAGAATTGCAGTTATCAACTATTTTTACGGAAGAAATTAAGTTATAAAAATTTGTTTTTATATAGTGTGGTAAAGTTAAAATAATAGTTTATACTATCTGATAATTTAGCAAACTATGACTTCTATCAAAGCACAACTCTTAGCGGCAATTGAAACAGCCCCTGAATCAATTCTAGAGCAAACCCTTAATTATCTTGAGTATCTTAAAGCCAAAGAACAGAAATCTCAAAACCCGTCTTTAGAAGCTTTAAAAAAAGAGGGAGAGCCAATTTTGCGTGGTTCTAAAGCTAAAGATTTGCTAAAGTTTGCTAAAACATGGCAAGGAGACGACTTTGAAGAATGCTTGCAACTTGTTTATGATACTCGTTCCCAGACAGAATTTTAATGTATTTACTTGATACTAACCATTGTAGTCGCATTATCTTTGGTGATTCTAACTTAATTCAACAACTACAAGCTCATAGCGAAGCGGGTATTGCTACTAGTGTTGTAGTATGTGGAGAACTTCTTTACATGGCGGCTAAATCTGATCAAAGTATTGCTAATCTTCAGCAAGTCAGAAGGTTTTTAGACACAATTGATATTTATCCGATTAACTTATCAATTTTTGAGGTTTATGGCAATCTTAAAGGCAAGTTGGTAAATACTTTTGGGCCTAAAGAAAAAGCCCAACGAAGAAATTTTAACTTACAATCCCTTGGTTTTGGAGATAATGACCTCTGGATTGCAGCTACTGCAATTTACTATAATCTTACTTTAGTTTCGACAGACAATGATTTTCGCCGGATTCAGCAAATAGAAATGCTGAATTTAGAATCTTGGCTTTTAAGTTAAATAAATATCATTGTTATGTAAATAGAATGACTTACATTTACAATGTGATGCTTCACATAATGAATGCGATCGCTCACATCATGAATGTGATGACTTACATTATGAATGCGATGGTTCACATTGTGAATGTCACGACTCACATTCA encodes the following:
- a CDS encoding AAA family ATPase — encoded protein: MLEQYMIALEGYKILRELYDSPRSQVYQGYRESDRQPVVLKLLREEYPTPEAIARFKLEYELTRRFQVPGIIQAYSVEKYQNTLVLVLEDFGGQPLRSWLTQNPLALENFLHIAIQVAAALGAIHQQQIIHKDINPGNILLNPETHQTKIIDFGIATLLSKENPTVLNLNILEGTLAYISPEQTGRMNRAIDYRSDFYSLGVTFYELLTQQLPFISEDPVELVHSHIAKQPIPPHKINSTIPVVISQLVMKLLEKTAEERYQSAFGLQADLQQCLDLLTTTGEIPPFELGQKDISDRFQISQKLYGREQEVTDLLMAFDRASHGQSEVMLIAGYSGIGKSALVQEIYKPITQKRGYFISGKFDQFQRNIPYSSLIQAFTALIRQLLTATEAEINIWREKLLNALGDNGQVIIDVISEVELIIGKQPPVVELLPQEAENRFNLVFQNFITVFTQKEHPLVIFLDDLQWADVASLQLIELLTSQLDSRYLLLIGAYRDHEVDATHPLRSAIATLTAAGVTIHEIALTPLELPQIHALLSDTFNSHDWDKLTPLAQLLQQKTNGNPFFMNEFLKSLYTEGLLQFDVQCREWNWQLSQIQAAQITDNVVELMAGKIQKLPIGSQQVLQLASCIGNQFDLKTLAIVQEKSLPATAAELWEAVEMGLIFPQGNDYQLLQVGDREVAANLTNLDIVYKFLHDRVQQAAYSLIPPKEKQAVHLQIGQLLLQNITITEQEEKIFDIVNQLNFGWELITDAQQRQQLAQLNLTAGNKAKASAAYEPALQYLKTGINCLTATSWQQQYSLTLSLHEATVEAAYLAGAFEYMDELIEVVLRHTQTTIDQVQVYAIKIQSLVARDELLTAVKLGLQVLKLLGIPLAANPGQLQILLGLLKTKLALAGRQVQNLADLPQLTNPTKLAAIHILSSIASSTYLAAPNLFPLTVFKQVELSAIHGNAPESAFAYATYGLILCGVVGDLTGGYEFGELALKLIERLNAKNMQTRVLFVVNSFVRHWREPLANTLPALQIAFQVGRDTGDTEYAAFAANVSTSHSYFCGQDLKEVDQSLANYLEVIQKFKKKPVLDLIKIYRQAIANLQGKNTNPCELVGEFYDITASLHLHIETNYRTATFTVYTHLLTLNYWFEDYQTAWQNAESAIPYLDAVVALFIIGWFCFYDALMRLALAATSNLTERQALLKQVTANIKKLKTWAQSAPSNYSHKLALVEAEWHRVHNETAEAIACYDRAINLAQENNYPNEAALANELAAKFYLAQNKQKVAQGYMQDAAYLYLQWGATAKVKYLENQYPQLLNRKLERITTPHLSTKNTNASSVTSTSGSASLDLVTVMKASQALSGEIQLDKLLANLMQILMENAGAQRGFLLLETKGKFLIEAQGTVEQNNIQVLESLPIEHSSILSVAIVNYVIRTKTSVVLNDATRKGEFIRDPYIRQFQPRSLLCAPLINQGKLTGIIYLENNLTTGAFTPDRLELLNLLSTQAAISLENARLYTDLAALNQAYERFVPRQFLQFLNKQSIVDVQLGDQVQQEMSVLFTDIRSFTTLSETLTPAENFQFINSYLSCMEPIIIQHNGFIDKYIGDAIMALFAGNADDAVQAGIAMLQALVTYNQERQSQGKTPIQIGIGINTGSLILGTVGGFNRMDGTVISDAVNLASRIEGLTKTFNTPLLITDQTFQRLKNCDRSYIRIVGQVKVKGKITAVTVHEVFTADVPEIRQGKLATTELFNTALKFYQAQQFNLAAQHFQDCLQQNPLDQVARIYLNLCQSELQLSTIFTEEIKL
- a CDS encoding type II toxin-antitoxin system VapC family toxin, whose product is MYLLDTNHCSRIIFGDSNLIQQLQAHSEAGIATSVVVCGELLYMAAKSDQSIANLQQVRRFLDTIDIYPINLSIFEVYGNLKGKLVNTFGPKEKAQRRNFNLQSLGFGDNDLWIAATAIYYNLTLVSTDNDFRRIQQIEMLNLESWLLS